Proteins co-encoded in one Callospermophilus lateralis isolate mCalLat2 chromosome 2, mCalLat2.hap1, whole genome shotgun sequence genomic window:
- the LOC143390425 gene encoding olfactory receptor 5L1-like, which produces MAEENCTTVTEFILLGLSDVPEMRVLLFLVFLLIYVVTVLANLGMVALIQVSSQLRTPIYFFLSHLSLVDFSYSSVIVPKMLANILTKDKAISFPACMVQFYLFCTCVITEIILLAVMAYDRFVAICNPLLYMVIMFQKLCAELVSGCYLLASVCALIHLCLALKIPFYRSNMINHFFCDLPPLLNLACSDVTVNKVLLFILATFNESMTIVIILTSYLFILITILKMLSAEGRHKAFSTCASHLTAIVVFHGTILFIYCQPSSGTSLDIDKVTTVFYTVVIPMLNPLIYSLRNKDVKEALKNVLYSKILSQTM; this is translated from the coding sequence ATGGCTGAAGAAAACTGCACCACTGTGACAGAGTTCATTCTCCTAGGATTGTCAGATGTCCCTGAGATGAGAGTCCTTCTCTTCCTGGTATTCCTTCTTATCTATGtagtcacagttttggccaacctGGGCATGGTTGCTCTGATCCAGGTCAGCTCTCAACTGCGCACTCCCATTTACTTTTTTCTCAGCCACTTGTCCCTTGTGGACTTCAGCTACTCCTCAGTCATTGTGCCCAAAATGCTGGCCAACATCTTAACCAAGGATAAAGCCATCTCCTTCCCCGCGTGCATGGTACAGTTCTATTTGTTTTGCACTTGTGTGATCACAGAGATCATCCTGCTGGCTGTGATGGCCTATGATCGCTTTGTGGCCATCTGCAACCCTCTGCTCTACATGGTCATCATGTTCCAGAAGCTCTGTGCAGAGCTGGTTTCAGGCTGTTACTTGTTAGCATCAGTGTGTGCTCTGATTCACTTGTGCTTGGCCCTTAAGATCCCATTCTACAGGTCAAACATGATCAATCACTTCTTCTGTGACCTACCACCACTCCTAAATCTTGCTTGCTCTGATGTCACTGTGAACAAGGTGCTGCTGTTCATCTTGGCTACTTTCAATGAATCTATGACCATTGTGATCATCCTCACCTCCTACCTGTTCATTCTCATCACCATCCTGAAGATGCTCTCTGCAGAGGGGAGGCACAAAGCTTTTTCCACCTGTGCCTCCCACCTCACAGCCATCGTTGTCTTCCATGGAACAATCCTGTTCATTTATTGCCAGCCCAGTTCTGGCACTAGTCTGGATATTGACAAAGTGACCACCGTGTTCTACACTGTGGTGATCCCCATGCTGAACCCCCTgatctacagcctgaggaacaaggaCGTGAAAGAAGCTCTCAAAAATGTGCTATACTCCAAAATATTATCACAGACAATGTGA